In a single window of the Populus alba chromosome 16, ASM523922v2, whole genome shotgun sequence genome:
- the LOC118037427 gene encoding 7-deoxyloganetic acid glucosyltransferase isoform X1 yields MVLRPNRSSTMDQPVVPHVVFLPFPAQGHVKPMLMLAELLSQAGFEATFINSNHIQDRLEHSTDIAAMYCRFPKFQFRSIPDGLPSDHPRSGSSISQLLISNRDETRTEFRNLLVNLGQKNGRWEPPTCIIADGIMSFAIDIAEELTIPIITFRTFSACCTWTYFHLTKLIEEGEVPFQGAGDVDMDKTITCIPGLEGTLRCRDLPGICRRKEANDPLLQFFIKETAAMPRASGLILNTFDRLEASMISKLGSFFSKIYTLGPLQGLSDTFAKSPSARTSSNGLLWKEDRGCITWLDSHPSRSVIYVSFGSLVGLFRDQLLEFWHGLVNSGKPFLWVIRSDSIMGEDGVSEVPLELKAATEERGCIVDWAPQEEVLAHPAIGGFLTHSGWNSTLESIFAGVPMICWPMIADQQVNSRCVSELWKIGFDMKDKCERALIEKLVRDLMESDEIVKSTDEFAGMARDSVKEGGSSYSNLQKLIEDIKSMSLAGKVSLSSVG; encoded by the exons ATGGTTCTTAGACCAAATCGAAGCTCCACCATGGACCAGCCTGTTGTCCCTCACGTCGTCTTCCTACCCTTCCCTGCACAAGGTCATGTCAAACCAATGCTCATGCTAGCAGAGCTTCTTAGCCAAGCTGGTTTTGAAGCCACCTTCATCAACTCCAATCACATTCAGGATCGTCTTGAACATTCCACAGACATTGCCGCCATGTACTGTCGCTTCCCCAAGTTTCAATTCAGGTCCATCCCTGATGGTCTCCCATCCGATCATCCTCGCTCCGGCTCAAGCATCTCTCAACTTTTAATCTCTAATAGAGATGAGACCAGGACAGAGTTTCGCAACTTGTTGGTTAATCTTGGGCAAAAAAATGGCCGGTGGGAGCCTCCGACGTGTATTATCGCTGATGGGATCATGTCTTTTGCTATCGATATTGCCGAGGAGCTCACAATTCCAATCATCACTTTTAGAACATTCAGTGCTTGTTGCACTTGGACTTACTTCCATCTCACAAAACTCATTGAAGAAGGGGAAGTTCCATTCCAAG GAGCAGGAGATGTAGACATGGACAAGACCATTACATGCATTCCTGGATTGGAAGGCACTCTCCGGTGTCGAGACCTCCCAGGCATTTGCAGACGCAAAGAAGCTAATGATCCGCTTTTGCAGTTCTTCATCAAGGAAACTGCAGCTATGCCACGAGCATCTGGTCTCATACTTAATACCTTTGATAGACTCGAAGCCTCTATGATCTCTAAACTTGGCTCCTTCTTTTCCAAGATTTACACTCTTGGTCCTCTACAAGGTCTCTCCGATACCTTTGCTAAAAGCCCCTCCGCAAGAACTTCCTCCAATGGTCTCTTGTGGAAAGAAGACAGAGGCTGCATAACGTGGCTTGATTCTCATCCATCAAGATCGGTAATATATGTTAGTTTTGGTAGCTTGGTTGGTCTATTTCGTGATCAACTATTGGAGTTTTGGCATGGTTTAGTGAATAGTGGGAAACCATTCCTCTGGGTCATAAGATCTGACTCAATCATGGGAGAAGATGGTGTTAGTGAGGTTCCTTTGGAACTTAAAGCTGCAACTGAGGAAAGGGGATGCATAGTGGACTGGGCTCCACAAGAAGAGGTCCTAGCCCATCCAGCCATCGGAGGGTTCTTGACTCACAGTGGATGGAACTCCACGTTGGAGAGTATTTTTGCAGGAGTTCCAATGATTTGTTGGCCCATGATTGCTGACCAACAAGTGAATAGTAGGTGTGTTAGCGAGTTATGGAAGATTGGTTTTGATATGAAAGACAAGTGTGAGAGGGCCCTGATTGAGAAATTGGTGAGGGATTTGATGGAAAGTGACGAGATTGTCAAATCAACAGATGAATTTGCAGGGATGGCTCGCGATAGCGTGAAGGAAGGTGGATCTTCCTACTCCAACTTGCAGAAGCTAATTGAAGATATAAAATCGATGAGCTTAGCCGGGAAAGTCTCTTTATCAAGTGTTGGATAA
- the LOC118037427 gene encoding 7-deoxyloganetic acid glucosyltransferase isoform X2 — protein MVLRPNRSSTMDQPVVPHVVFLPFPAQGHVKPMLMLAELLSQAGFEATFINSNHIQDRLEHSTDIAAMYCRFPKFQFRSIPDGLPSDHPRSGSSISQLLISNRDETRTEFRNLLVNLGQKNGRWEPPTCIIADGIMSFAIDIAEELTIPIITFRTFSACCTWTYFHLTKLIEEGEVPFQGDVDMDKTITCIPGLEGTLRCRDLPGICRRKEANDPLLQFFIKETAAMPRASGLILNTFDRLEASMISKLGSFFSKIYTLGPLQGLSDTFAKSPSARTSSNGLLWKEDRGCITWLDSHPSRSVIYVSFGSLVGLFRDQLLEFWHGLVNSGKPFLWVIRSDSIMGEDGVSEVPLELKAATEERGCIVDWAPQEEVLAHPAIGGFLTHSGWNSTLESIFAGVPMICWPMIADQQVNSRCVSELWKIGFDMKDKCERALIEKLVRDLMESDEIVKSTDEFAGMARDSVKEGGSSYSNLQKLIEDIKSMSLAGKVSLSSVG, from the exons ATGGTTCTTAGACCAAATCGAAGCTCCACCATGGACCAGCCTGTTGTCCCTCACGTCGTCTTCCTACCCTTCCCTGCACAAGGTCATGTCAAACCAATGCTCATGCTAGCAGAGCTTCTTAGCCAAGCTGGTTTTGAAGCCACCTTCATCAACTCCAATCACATTCAGGATCGTCTTGAACATTCCACAGACATTGCCGCCATGTACTGTCGCTTCCCCAAGTTTCAATTCAGGTCCATCCCTGATGGTCTCCCATCCGATCATCCTCGCTCCGGCTCAAGCATCTCTCAACTTTTAATCTCTAATAGAGATGAGACCAGGACAGAGTTTCGCAACTTGTTGGTTAATCTTGGGCAAAAAAATGGCCGGTGGGAGCCTCCGACGTGTATTATCGCTGATGGGATCATGTCTTTTGCTATCGATATTGCCGAGGAGCTCACAATTCCAATCATCACTTTTAGAACATTCAGTGCTTGTTGCACTTGGACTTACTTCCATCTCACAAAACTCATTGAAGAAGGGGAAGTTCCATTCCAAG GAGATGTAGACATGGACAAGACCATTACATGCATTCCTGGATTGGAAGGCACTCTCCGGTGTCGAGACCTCCCAGGCATTTGCAGACGCAAAGAAGCTAATGATCCGCTTTTGCAGTTCTTCATCAAGGAAACTGCAGCTATGCCACGAGCATCTGGTCTCATACTTAATACCTTTGATAGACTCGAAGCCTCTATGATCTCTAAACTTGGCTCCTTCTTTTCCAAGATTTACACTCTTGGTCCTCTACAAGGTCTCTCCGATACCTTTGCTAAAAGCCCCTCCGCAAGAACTTCCTCCAATGGTCTCTTGTGGAAAGAAGACAGAGGCTGCATAACGTGGCTTGATTCTCATCCATCAAGATCGGTAATATATGTTAGTTTTGGTAGCTTGGTTGGTCTATTTCGTGATCAACTATTGGAGTTTTGGCATGGTTTAGTGAATAGTGGGAAACCATTCCTCTGGGTCATAAGATCTGACTCAATCATGGGAGAAGATGGTGTTAGTGAGGTTCCTTTGGAACTTAAAGCTGCAACTGAGGAAAGGGGATGCATAGTGGACTGGGCTCCACAAGAAGAGGTCCTAGCCCATCCAGCCATCGGAGGGTTCTTGACTCACAGTGGATGGAACTCCACGTTGGAGAGTATTTTTGCAGGAGTTCCAATGATTTGTTGGCCCATGATTGCTGACCAACAAGTGAATAGTAGGTGTGTTAGCGAGTTATGGAAGATTGGTTTTGATATGAAAGACAAGTGTGAGAGGGCCCTGATTGAGAAATTGGTGAGGGATTTGATGGAAAGTGACGAGATTGTCAAATCAACAGATGAATTTGCAGGGATGGCTCGCGATAGCGTGAAGGAAGGTGGATCTTCCTACTCCAACTTGCAGAAGCTAATTGAAGATATAAAATCGATGAGCTTAGCCGGGAAAGTCTCTTTATCAAGTGTTGGATAA